Proteins encoded by one window of Streptacidiphilus sp. PB12-B1b:
- a CDS encoding carbohydrate-binding module family 20 domain-containing protein yields the protein MTPLRTSTSAAPPRTRPRRRFGPGGLTLAGALVAGTLLPLTLGGTAHASSPNGGDVIANLFEWNWPSVAAECTSVLGPKGYGAVQVAPPEDSIRIPGSSHPWYDVYQPVGYDLNSRMGDEAQFQSMVATCHAAGVKVYVDAVINHMSGNDQTSTDSYGGDGFNVSSKTYSEVPYGPADFHTSPANCPNADMSIQDWNSQTQVQECDLEDLADLDTESDDVRAKIAAYLNKLIGYGVDGFRVDSAKHINQADMANIESRLNNTAWGQRPYVLQEVALGGTGNLAPSAFEGNGSVIGFDYADALKAQFQGSIANLKTFGQSWGLEPSDKDGAMVANHDTERDGSTLNYKNGSQYTLATEFMLAWNYGVQPTVYSGFAFADANDSPPADANGFVTATDCSSGAWVCTDRVPGIANMVGWHNAAQGQPVANWWDNGGNAIAFSRGSGAWIAINNGSSAVTETFTTGLAAGSYCDVIHGDTTAAGGCTGPAVSVNSSGQATVTVNAGDSVAVYTKAACSTGCTPTAPAAGTVSETFNETRTTVWGQNVYVVGSIPALGDWDPASAVPLSSAGYPVWSGTVQLPADTSFQYKYIIKDGSGNVTWEDGGNRSASTGASGSATLNDTWQ from the coding sequence ATGACACCCCTGCGCACATCGACGTCCGCAGCGCCGCCCCGCACCCGCCCCCGTCGCCGGTTCGGGCCGGGCGGGCTGACCCTCGCCGGAGCCCTGGTCGCCGGGACGCTGCTGCCGCTGACGCTCGGCGGCACCGCGCACGCGAGCAGCCCGAACGGCGGCGACGTGATCGCCAACCTCTTCGAGTGGAACTGGCCCTCGGTGGCCGCCGAGTGCACCAGCGTGCTCGGCCCCAAGGGCTACGGCGCGGTCCAGGTCGCCCCGCCGGAGGACTCCATCCGCATCCCGGGCAGCAGCCACCCCTGGTACGACGTCTACCAGCCGGTGGGCTACGACCTCAACAGCCGGATGGGCGACGAGGCGCAGTTCCAGTCCATGGTGGCGACCTGCCACGCGGCCGGGGTCAAGGTCTATGTGGACGCGGTGATCAACCACATGTCCGGCAACGACCAGACCAGCACCGACTCGTACGGCGGCGACGGCTTCAACGTGTCGTCCAAGACGTACTCCGAAGTGCCGTACGGCCCGGCCGACTTCCACACCTCCCCGGCCAACTGCCCCAACGCCGACATGTCCATCCAGGACTGGAACAGCCAGACCCAGGTGCAGGAGTGCGACCTGGAGGACCTGGCCGACCTCGACACCGAGTCGGACGACGTCCGGGCGAAGATCGCGGCCTACCTCAACAAGCTGATCGGCTACGGCGTCGACGGCTTCCGGGTGGATTCGGCCAAGCACATCAACCAGGCCGACATGGCCAATATCGAGTCCCGGCTGAACAACACCGCGTGGGGCCAACGCCCTTACGTGCTCCAGGAGGTGGCGCTGGGCGGCACCGGGAACCTGGCGCCCTCGGCGTTCGAGGGCAACGGCAGCGTCATCGGCTTCGACTACGCGGACGCGCTGAAGGCGCAGTTCCAGGGCAGCATCGCCAACCTCAAGACGTTCGGCCAGAGTTGGGGGTTGGAGCCGAGCGACAAGGACGGCGCCATGGTCGCCAACCACGACACCGAGCGCGACGGCTCCACGCTGAACTACAAGAACGGCTCGCAGTACACCCTGGCCACCGAGTTCATGCTGGCCTGGAACTACGGCGTGCAGCCCACGGTCTACTCCGGCTTCGCCTTCGCCGACGCGAACGACTCGCCGCCAGCCGACGCCAACGGCTTCGTGACCGCCACCGACTGCTCGTCCGGCGCCTGGGTCTGCACCGACCGGGTGCCGGGCATCGCCAACATGGTGGGCTGGCACAACGCGGCCCAGGGCCAGCCGGTGGCGAACTGGTGGGACAACGGCGGCAACGCCATCGCCTTCAGCCGGGGCAGCGGCGCCTGGATCGCCATCAACAACGGCTCCTCAGCGGTCACCGAGACCTTCACCACCGGCCTGGCGGCGGGCAGTTACTGCGACGTCATCCACGGCGACACCACCGCCGCGGGCGGCTGCACCGGCCCCGCGGTCAGCGTGAACAGCTCCGGCCAGGCCACGGTGACGGTCAACGCCGGCGACTCGGTCGCCGTCTACACCAAGGCCGCCTGCAGCACCGGCTGCACCCCCACCGCCCCGGCGGCCGGCACCGTCTCGGAGACCTTCAACGAGACCAGGACCACGGTGTGGGGCCAGAACGTGTACGTCGTCGGCTCGATCCCGGCGCTGGGCGACTGGGATCCGGCGTCCGCCGTCCCGCTCTCCTCGGCCGGGTACCCGGTGTGGAGCGGCACCGTGCAACTGCCCGCCGACACGTCCTTCCAGTACAAGTACATCATCAAGGACGGCTCGGGGAACGTCACCTGGGAGGACGGCGGCAACCGCAGCGCCAGTACCGGCGCCTCCGGTTCGGCCACCCTGAACGACACCTGGCAGTAG
- a CDS encoding MAB_1171c family putative transporter has protein sequence MNSVLYPIAAVTAWLACLYKARDLRRRRNLPLVAVVAAFVCLGGIFFIASPDVWVALDRAAHYPNLAILVSQGLVMPYTFCVLAACVLWRYPPHRARQLIRRSGLALTAVVVLMAVLFLAAPISAEDPTTYVPDNARQPYINAYLMVYIATYAVLQIVVVRITLQLARIGGRPWLRRGLRINAFGNLLALPYCAVRIADVAQRWVALDAGRFEDVARLAVGIGVLMPPIGWTIPRWGPRLSAAADWARAHRPYWRLYPLWDALTTAVPYVVLDTGDRASLLGGRRRPGRVALRAGYRLTRRYVEIRDARLELRPFLDPGVAAAAEQAGGRAGLAPDQLAAVVEAARLAAAMRAVALGITPERTALAPQRDARTGADPGGADAAAEIAWLVRVAAALVDSPVVASVLADTDPHGLQPTSRT, from the coding sequence GTGAACAGCGTCCTCTACCCCATCGCCGCCGTCACCGCCTGGCTCGCCTGCCTCTACAAGGCCCGCGACCTGCGCCGCCGGCGCAACCTGCCGCTGGTCGCGGTGGTCGCCGCGTTCGTCTGCCTCGGCGGCATCTTCTTCATCGCCTCCCCGGACGTGTGGGTGGCCCTCGACCGCGCCGCCCACTACCCGAACCTGGCCATCCTGGTCAGCCAGGGCCTGGTCATGCCGTACACCTTCTGCGTGCTCGCCGCCTGCGTGCTGTGGCGCTACCCGCCGCACCGGGCACGGCAGTTGATCCGGCGCTCGGGGCTGGCGCTGACGGCCGTGGTGGTGCTGATGGCGGTGCTCTTCCTGGCCGCCCCGATCAGCGCCGAGGACCCGACCACCTACGTGCCGGACAACGCCCGCCAGCCGTACATCAACGCGTACCTGATGGTCTACATCGCCACCTACGCGGTGCTGCAGATCGTGGTGGTGCGGATCACCCTGCAACTCGCCCGGATCGGCGGCCGGCCCTGGCTGCGCCGCGGCCTGCGCATCAACGCCTTCGGCAACCTGCTGGCGCTGCCCTACTGCGCGGTGCGGATCGCCGACGTGGCGCAGCGCTGGGTCGCCCTCGACGCCGGACGCTTCGAGGACGTCGCCCGGCTCGCGGTCGGCATCGGCGTGCTGATGCCGCCGATCGGCTGGACCATCCCCCGCTGGGGCCCGCGGCTCTCCGCCGCCGCCGACTGGGCCCGCGCCCACCGCCCGTACTGGCGGCTGTACCCGCTGTGGGACGCGCTGACCACGGCCGTCCCGTACGTCGTGCTGGACACCGGCGACCGGGCCTCGCTGCTGGGCGGGCGCCGTCGGCCGGGCCGGGTGGCACTGCGGGCCGGCTACCGGCTCACCCGCCGGTACGTCGAGATCCGCGACGCCCGGCTGGAGCTGCGCCCCTTCCTCGACCCGGGCGTCGCGGCCGCCGCCGAGCAGGCGGGCGGCCGGGCCGGGCTCGCCCCGGACCAGCTCGCCGCCGTGGTCGAGGCGGCCCGACTCGCCGCCGCCATGCGGGCCGTGGCGCTCGGCATCACCCCCGAGCGGACCGCGCTCGCCCCGCAGCGCGACGCCCGCACCGGCGCCGACCCGGGCGGCGCCGACGCCGCCGCCGAGATCGCCTGGCTGGTCCGGGTCGCCGCCGCGCTCGTCGACTCCCCCGTGGTCGCCTCCGTGCTGGCGGACACCGATCCGCACGGCCTGCAGCCGACCAGCCGCACCTGA
- a CDS encoding cytochrome P450, whose protein sequence is MSPHAPTPSDTAALPSLDTAFGPDPYPRYAQLREAAPVHQVLGPDGVPIWLVTRYADARAALADPRLSLDRRNAAPGKYAGLSLPPVLDANLLNMDGADHSRLRRLVAPAFSAARMDALRDRVREVAAGLLADAARQSGPVDLVEAYAAPLSLTLLCDILGVDRAESRRFHGWTALLLAPATATRAQLQEALEGVVASLARQIAAKRAEPGADLLSALVTAHDGDDRLSADELLSLAFLLLLAGYENTISAITATVLAVVTEPGLRQRVAADPAVVPALVEEVIRHDGPVELAIRRFPVEDLEIGGVLIPAGEPVLIAVGSAHRDPDAFDDPDALSPERPRTGSGHLGFGHGPHYCLGAALARLETTTALSVLLEQHPEAVLALPREELRRRPSIRTRGLAALPVLLDPAQGEPAQDEAAQGEAAQDEPAGPAADGAGVGRA, encoded by the coding sequence ATGTCGCCCCACGCCCCGACGCCGTCCGACACCGCCGCCCTGCCCAGCCTGGACACGGCGTTCGGCCCGGACCCGTACCCCCGGTACGCGCAGCTGCGCGAGGCCGCGCCGGTGCACCAGGTCCTCGGCCCGGACGGCGTGCCGATCTGGCTGGTCACCCGGTACGCCGATGCCCGCGCCGCGCTGGCCGACCCCCGGCTGTCGCTGGACCGCCGCAACGCCGCCCCCGGCAAGTACGCCGGCCTGTCGCTGCCCCCGGTGCTGGACGCCAACCTGCTGAACATGGACGGCGCGGACCACTCCCGGCTGCGTCGCCTGGTCGCCCCGGCGTTCAGCGCCGCCCGGATGGACGCCCTGCGCGACCGGGTGCGCGAGGTGGCCGCCGGGCTGCTGGCGGACGCCGCCCGGCAGAGCGGCCCGGTGGACCTGGTCGAGGCGTACGCCGCGCCGCTCTCGCTCACCCTGCTCTGCGACATCCTCGGCGTCGACCGGGCCGAATCCCGGCGCTTCCACGGCTGGACCGCGCTGCTGCTGGCCCCGGCCACCGCGACCCGCGCCCAGCTCCAGGAGGCGCTGGAGGGCGTGGTCGCCTCGCTGGCCCGGCAGATCGCCGCCAAACGCGCCGAGCCCGGCGCGGACCTGCTCTCCGCCCTGGTCACCGCGCACGACGGCGACGACCGGCTGAGCGCGGACGAGCTGCTCAGCCTGGCCTTCCTGCTGCTGCTCGCGGGCTACGAGAACACCATCAGCGCGATCACCGCGACCGTCCTGGCCGTGGTCACCGAGCCGGGCCTGCGGCAGCGGGTGGCCGCCGACCCGGCCGTCGTCCCGGCCCTGGTGGAGGAGGTCATCCGGCACGACGGCCCGGTGGAGCTGGCGATCCGGCGCTTCCCGGTGGAGGACCTGGAGATCGGCGGGGTGCTGATCCCGGCCGGGGAGCCGGTGCTGATCGCCGTCGGCTCCGCGCACCGCGACCCGGACGCCTTCGACGACCCCGACGCCCTCTCCCCGGAACGGCCCCGGACCGGCAGCGGCCACCTGGGCTTCGGCCACGGACCGCACTACTGCCTGGGCGCCGCCCTCGCCCGGCTGGAGACCACCACGGCGTTGAGCGTGCTGCTGGAGCAGCACCCGGAGGCCGTCCTGGCGCTGCCCCGCGAGGAGCTCCGCCGACGCCCCTCGATCCGCACCCGCGGCCTGGCCGCACTGCCGGTCCTGCTCGACCCGGCACAGGGCGAACCGGCACAGGACGAAGCGGCACAGGGCGAAGCGGCGCAGGACGAACCGGCGGGACCGGCGGCGGACGGCGCCGGGGTCGGCAGGGCCTGA
- a CDS encoding DUF1990 family protein, translating into MDDGFSYPEVGATRPAAGGLPGAEAGPLPAGYRHLRHRTLIGSGPQVCAAAGEAVLSWRMHRAIGVRVTATDDRARPGVRVRVLIGRGGIGPAGLCEVVWAVEEPDRRGFGYGSLPGHPECGEEAFLVELAPDGRVWFTVTAFSRPACWYTRAAGPLVPLFQRLYARRCGTVLRRLAAPAAG; encoded by the coding sequence ATGGACGACGGGTTCAGCTATCCCGAGGTGGGCGCCACCCGTCCGGCCGCCGGCGGGCTGCCCGGCGCCGAGGCCGGGCCGCTGCCCGCCGGCTACCGGCACCTGCGGCACCGGACCCTGATCGGCAGCGGGCCGCAGGTGTGCGCGGCGGCCGGGGAGGCCGTGCTGAGCTGGCGGATGCACCGCGCGATCGGGGTGCGGGTGACCGCCACGGACGACCGGGCCCGGCCGGGCGTACGGGTGCGGGTGCTGATCGGCCGGGGCGGGATCGGCCCGGCCGGGCTGTGCGAAGTGGTCTGGGCGGTCGAGGAGCCGGACCGGCGCGGCTTCGGCTACGGCAGCCTGCCGGGGCACCCGGAGTGCGGCGAGGAGGCGTTCCTGGTGGAGCTGGCCCCGGACGGGCGGGTCTGGTTCACCGTCACCGCTTTCAGCCGCCCGGCGTGCTGGTACACCCGGGCGGCCGGGCCGCTCGTCCCGCTGTTCCAGCGCCTGTACGCCCGGCGCTGCGGCACGGTGCTGCGCCGACTGGCCGCGCCCGCAGCCGGCTGA
- a CDS encoding response regulator transcription factor, whose protein sequence is MTATGSAAPLRIVIADDQASVREGLVLLLGGLPDIDVVGDAPDGARALELVAELRPDAILLDLRMPVLDGIETTRRLAAEHPGVAVVVLTTYADDHSVLDALQAGARSYLTKDADRTDIARALHAAAGGLSVLDPRVQATLLAAAMAPQPGPASTPASAQPERQPVQQPVALPDGLTQREAEILALIAQGLNNPEIAARLVVSSHTVKTHINRIFAKTGSRDRAAAINYAKLHGLG, encoded by the coding sequence ATGACCGCCACCGGCTCCGCCGCCCCCTTGCGCATCGTCATCGCCGACGACCAGGCCAGCGTCCGGGAGGGCCTGGTGCTGCTCCTCGGCGGCCTGCCCGACATCGACGTGGTCGGCGACGCCCCCGACGGCGCGCGGGCGCTCGAACTCGTCGCCGAACTGCGGCCCGACGCCATCCTGTTGGACCTGCGGATGCCGGTGCTGGACGGCATCGAGACCACGCGCAGGCTGGCCGCCGAGCATCCCGGCGTGGCCGTGGTGGTGCTCACCACCTACGCCGACGACCACTCGGTGCTGGACGCGCTGCAGGCCGGGGCGCGCAGCTACCTGACCAAGGACGCGGACCGCACCGACATAGCGCGGGCGCTGCACGCCGCGGCGGGCGGGCTGAGCGTGCTGGACCCGCGGGTCCAGGCGACGCTGCTGGCTGCCGCGATGGCCCCGCAGCCGGGCCCGGCGTCCACACCGGCGTCCGCCCAGCCGGAGCGGCAGCCGGTGCAGCAGCCGGTGGCGCTGCCGGACGGGCTGACCCAGCGCGAGGCCGAGATCCTGGCGCTGATCGCGCAGGGGCTGAACAATCCGGAGATCGCCGCCCGGCTGGTGGTCAGCAGCCACACCGTGAAGACCCACATCAACCGGATCTTCGCCAAGACCGGCTCCCGGGACCGCGCCGCCGCCATCAACTACGCGAAGCTCCACGGCCTAGGCTGA
- a CDS encoding sensor histidine kinase — MLRTTICLARAFGFAVVGVLVFLGGPVGLPSRVLQITVYALIGLGLLAWTWLELHPSGERDRARMVPLLGVLCVAGSLGCTLPHGDSLVAFAVTAAVAAGGDIALIAGWTVLGCGILAVEIGAVVYGDSIGTVLGYPLLLLVGLLIGHNRRAYRISAEQSEAMLAQSEAMLAQARELQAQQRRTEVLDERTRIAREIHDVLAHSLGALSIQIQVARAVLTDQEDIGRAVDVLNTAHRMASEGLAETRRAVHALRTDALPLADEMARAAEAHARNHSAQVSFDVDGAPRALPPDATVALLRIGQEALVNAAKHAAGQSVAVRLEYTGGLTRVTVTNALGEGGAPRGEPRSGVDGGYGLIGMRERLRLLNGTLAAGPQDGRWTVTAELPHSDDTADARPATLIT; from the coding sequence ATGCTGCGTACGACGATCTGCCTGGCCCGGGCCTTCGGTTTCGCGGTCGTCGGGGTGCTGGTCTTCCTCGGCGGCCCGGTCGGCCTGCCCTCACGGGTCCTGCAGATCACCGTCTACGCGCTGATCGGGCTCGGCCTGCTGGCCTGGACCTGGCTCGAACTGCACCCGTCCGGCGAGCGCGACCGCGCCCGGATGGTGCCGCTGCTGGGGGTGCTCTGCGTCGCCGGAAGCCTCGGCTGCACCCTGCCGCACGGCGACAGCCTGGTGGCCTTCGCGGTGACGGCCGCGGTCGCCGCGGGCGGCGACATCGCCCTGATTGCCGGGTGGACCGTGCTGGGCTGCGGAATCCTGGCGGTCGAGATCGGCGCCGTGGTCTACGGCGACAGCATCGGCACGGTCCTGGGATATCCGCTGCTGCTGCTGGTCGGCCTGCTGATCGGCCATAACCGGCGCGCCTACCGGATATCCGCCGAGCAGTCGGAGGCCATGCTGGCGCAGTCCGAGGCGATGCTGGCGCAGGCGCGGGAGTTGCAGGCCCAGCAGCGCCGGACCGAGGTGCTGGACGAGCGCACCCGCATCGCCCGCGAGATCCACGACGTGCTCGCCCACTCGCTGGGCGCGCTGAGTATCCAGATCCAGGTCGCGCGGGCGGTGTTGACCGACCAGGAGGATATCGGGCGGGCGGTGGACGTCCTCAACACCGCGCACCGGATGGCGTCCGAGGGGCTGGCCGAGACCCGGCGCGCGGTCCACGCGCTGCGTACCGACGCGCTTCCGCTGGCCGACGAGATGGCCCGGGCGGCCGAGGCGCACGCCCGCAACCACAGCGCCCAGGTGAGCTTCGACGTCGACGGCGCTCCCCGGGCGCTGCCGCCGGACGCCACCGTGGCGCTGCTGCGCATCGGGCAGGAGGCCCTGGTCAACGCCGCCAAGCACGCGGCCGGACAGTCCGTCGCGGTGCGCCTGGAGTACACCGGCGGGCTCACCCGGGTGACCGTCACCAACGCCCTGGGCGAGGGCGGCGCCCCGCGCGGGGAACCGAGGAGCGGCGTGGACGGCGGCTACGGCCTGATCGGGATGCGCGAGCGGCTGCGGCTGCTGAACGGCACCCTGGCCGCCGGTCCGCAGGACGGCCGGTGGACGGTGACGGCGGAGCTTCCGCACAGCGACGACACGGCGGACGCCCGACCCGCCACACTGATCACATGA
- a CDS encoding LCP family protein, whose amino-acid sequence MSRQRSAGEDVPADAAPTGDADGGAAGAADSAAEGGADGGADGGTGGETVPDDGPSGRRPRRRRALRILALATAVVTLVCGSGASYVYFHLQSNIKSAPLFTGDNRAAAVGVEKPDPLGRTPLNLLLIGSDTRATAVDAADGGDAGSGANADVEMLVHLSADRSNITVISIPRDTVTQLPSCAGEATAQITSSLQYGPACTAEAVHKLTGITVDDYAMVDFGGVVNISNALGGVNVCVSSNMYDVYSGLKLTAGTHTLEGKAALQFLRTRHAFGSGSDSSDRTSATHIFFTDMINKLKDSDTLSDPIAMYRIADAATKSLTVSPGLDSIPKLLNLVDDLNKVPTDRITFTTMQNVPYDGPNMAEWGEDVSEDTSQAPALFRSVINDQSLTPAAPAPSASATATASASASATATATSSPTAAPTPTPTTAPTAPPLSSITVTVRNGTSVSGRADAIAAELTGDGFNPATAGYPDTAAPATTTLDYGPGDAAQAQETAAILGLPSTALHRTDDSGLTLVVGGDWTSGDAFPHSTPSAAPLDTAAALSGTAPQTADQDNRCAVVGTQYTEPGHTPQSEFADNPDVPNSAP is encoded by the coding sequence ATGAGCAGGCAACGATCGGCCGGAGAGGACGTCCCGGCCGACGCAGCGCCGACCGGGGACGCCGACGGCGGGGCCGCAGGCGCGGCCGACAGCGCAGCCGAGGGCGGGGCCGATGGCGGCGCCGATGGCGGAACCGGCGGCGAGACCGTCCCGGACGACGGGCCGAGCGGCAGACGGCCCCGGCGCCGGAGAGCCCTGCGCATCCTGGCCCTGGCCACCGCCGTCGTGACCCTGGTCTGCGGCTCGGGGGCGTCGTATGTCTACTTCCACCTGCAGAGCAATATCAAGAGCGCGCCCCTCTTCACCGGCGACAACCGGGCGGCGGCGGTGGGCGTGGAGAAGCCGGACCCCCTCGGCCGGACCCCGCTCAACCTGCTGCTGATCGGATCCGACACCCGGGCCACCGCGGTCGACGCGGCGGACGGCGGCGACGCGGGCAGCGGCGCCAACGCGGATGTCGAGATGCTGGTGCACCTCTCGGCCGACCGCAGCAACATCACGGTGATCAGCATTCCCCGCGACACCGTCACGCAACTGCCGTCCTGCGCGGGCGAGGCCACCGCGCAGATCACCAGCAGCCTGCAGTACGGGCCCGCCTGCACCGCCGAGGCCGTGCACAAGCTCACCGGCATCACCGTGGACGACTACGCCATGGTCGATTTCGGCGGCGTGGTCAACATATCCAACGCCCTGGGCGGCGTGAATGTCTGCGTCAGCAGCAATATGTATGACGTCTACTCCGGGCTCAAGCTCACCGCAGGCACGCACACGCTGGAGGGCAAGGCGGCACTGCAGTTCCTCCGCACCCGGCACGCCTTCGGCAGCGGCAGCGACAGCAGCGACCGCACCTCCGCGACCCACATCTTCTTCACCGACATGATCAACAAGCTGAAGGACTCCGACACCCTCAGCGATCCGATAGCCATGTACCGGATCGCGGACGCGGCCACCAAGTCGCTGACCGTCAGCCCCGGCCTGGACAGCATCCCCAAACTGCTGAATCTGGTGGACGACCTGAACAAGGTGCCCACCGACCGGATCACCTTCACCACCATGCAGAACGTCCCCTACGACGGCCCGAACATGGCCGAGTGGGGCGAGGACGTGTCCGAGGACACCAGCCAGGCGCCCGCCCTGTTCCGCTCGGTCATCAACGACCAGTCCCTCACCCCCGCCGCCCCCGCCCCGTCCGCCTCCGCAACGGCCACCGCATCCGCCTCCGCATCGGCCACCGCCACCGCCACGTCGTCCCCGACCGCAGCCCCCACGCCCACGCCCACCACCGCCCCCACCGCGCCGCCGCTGTCCTCGATCACCGTCACCGTCCGCAACGGCACCAGCGTCTCCGGGCGCGCCGACGCCATCGCCGCCGAACTGACCGGCGACGGCTTCAACCCCGCCACCGCCGGCTACCCCGACACCGCCGCGCCCGCCACCACGACGCTCGACTACGGCCCCGGCGACGCCGCCCAGGCGCAGGAGACGGCCGCGATCCTCGGTCTGCCGTCCACCGCCCTGCACCGGACCGACGACAGCGGCCTGACCCTGGTCGTCGGCGGGGACTGGACCAGCGGCGACGCCTTCCCGCACTCCACCCCCTCGGCCGCCCCGCTGGACACCGCCGCCGCCCTCAGCGGCACCGCCCCGCAGACCGCCGACCAGGACAACCGCTGCGCCGTGGTCGGCACCCAGTACACCGAGCCGGGCCACACCCCCCAGTCGGAGTTCGCCGACAACCCGGACGTCCCCAACTCCGCCCCCTGA
- a CDS encoding TetR/AcrR family transcriptional regulator: MPVHERKERERANRHRLIVSTARELAEAHGWDAVTTRRLAERIEYSQPVLYSHFRGKNEIVAAVALEGFTELAAALRAAAPQGAADRQAVIALARAYTDFAAANPALYDAMFSLDNGLAFADEATPAPLREGFQALLDPLADHAHPNDPGLFAETFWAALHGLATLTRAGRLPVARTPTGSPSWPTASSPGPDPAPLDGPA; this comes from the coding sequence ATGCCGGTACACGAGCGCAAGGAACGCGAGCGGGCCAACCGCCACAGGCTGATCGTCTCCACGGCCCGCGAGCTCGCCGAGGCCCACGGCTGGGACGCGGTCACCACCCGCCGACTGGCCGAGCGGATCGAGTACAGCCAGCCCGTGCTCTACAGCCACTTCCGGGGCAAGAACGAGATCGTGGCAGCGGTCGCCCTGGAGGGCTTCACCGAGCTGGCGGCCGCCCTGCGCGCCGCCGCCCCGCAGGGCGCGGCCGACCGGCAGGCGGTCATCGCCCTGGCCCGCGCCTACACCGACTTCGCCGCAGCCAATCCGGCCCTGTACGACGCCATGTTCAGCCTCGACAACGGCCTGGCCTTCGCCGACGAAGCCACCCCGGCCCCCCTCCGCGAAGGTTTCCAGGCCCTGCTCGACCCCCTCGCCGACCACGCCCACCCGAACGACCCGGGCCTGTTCGCCGAAACCTTCTGGGCCGCCCTGCACGGCCTGGCCACCCTCACCCGGGCCGGCCGGCTCCCCGTCGCCCGGACCCCGACCGGCTCGCCCTCCTGGCCGACCGCTTCCTCCCCGGGGCCTGACCCGGCCCCGCTCGACGGTCCGGCCTGA